CGTCGCGGATGGTGTCGCCGATCTCATCCTGTCGAACTGCGTCGTCAACCTGTCCCCGGACAAGGCCCGGGTCTATCGGGAGGCATTTCGAGTGCTCAAACCCGGCGGACGCCTCGCCCTCTCCGACATCGTCGCACTCCAACCCATCCCGTCCGCGCTGAAGACCGACATGGCGGCCTATACCGGCTGCGTTGCAGGCGCCGCATCACCTGCCGAACTGGAGGCCATGCTGGCCGCAGCCGGTTTCGTCGGGGTCCGGGTGGACGTCAAGGCCGCGAGCCGGGAATTCATCAGCGAATGGATCCCGGGTCAGAACACCGGCGACTTCGTGGCCTCGGCGAATATCACGGGACGGAAGCCACAGGCCTGAAGGTCCCGTGTGATCGTCGATGAACTTTCTCGCGGCGAGCGCTGCGTCTGCGAACTGGCCGGGATGGTCGGGTCGGAAATGCCCACCGTCTCGCGTCAGCTCTCGATCCTGAAGAACGCCGGTATCGTCGATGACGACAAACGCGGCACCCAGGTCTTCTACCGCCTGATGACGCCCTGCGTGATGAAGTTCTTTCAGTGCGTCCGGGACGTGAAATCCAACGGGGGCAGCCGATGACCCTTTTCCACCCCTAAGATTCGCGCATGAGCTAAATAGCTTGTCTGCTTTCATTCATGAACGCGGCCTCGCTCAGCCTCCCTGCCTCTTGGCGCAGGGAACTCCGGGTCCTGGGTTGGATGGCCGGCATCTGGCTTGTCCGCACTTCGCCTTGATTCCACTCCCAATCCCAACCCCCAACCACCTGATTCCATGAACGATCCCGTCGCTCGCCGCGAGTTCCTCACCGCCACCGGCGCCGCCGCCCTAGCGACAACCGCAACATCGGTCCTTGGAGCGGACGCCCCCAGCGGATCTCCGCTGAAGCTGTTGGGCGTCTCGTGCAGTCCGCGCAAGGGCATGACCACCGCCAAGGCAGTCCAAGCCGCCCTCGATGCCGCCAAGGCGGTTTCGCCCCGCATCGAGACCGAGTTGATCGACCTGGGCGGACTTTCAATCGCTCCCTGGTCGCCTCAGACGCCGGTGGACGACATGGCGCCCCTGCTGCCGAAGTTCCGCGATCCAGCACTCGCCGGCCTGATCCTCGGCTCGCCCTGCTACTTCCGGTCGTTGAGCGGGCTCGCCAAGTGCTTCCTGGAGCGTCTCGCGCCGTTGCGTGAGCCGGTGATGATCCTCGCCGACAAGCCCTTCGGCGTTGTGACGGTCGGAGCCTTCCGTAATGGCGGGCAGGAACTGACGATTCAGGAGGTCCAGGCCATCCTCCTCTGTTTTGGCATGGTCCCGGTGGGCGGCCACGCACCCGCCTTTCAGGGTGCCACACTCCTCTCCACGAACGACAGTGTCGCACAGGACGAACTCGGCCTGAGGACTGCCGCCCAGGTCGGCAGGCGCGTGGCCGAGATGAGTCTCTCCCAAGCCCGGTGAAACAGAAGCCCCTCTCACACCCGCCTCGCGAGAGGATGCGTGCTGGCCCTCCGCACGAGTCGCTGTAATGCCAGGATCCCGCGGCCGCGGGATGATGAGCCTGAATGGGCGTCGCCATGGAAGCGGTTGGCGCCGGGGAGATCTGGCGGTACCACCTCATTGACGGCAGGCTCGTTCGGGTAATACGGCATTACGCATGCCGACGCTCACGTTCAAGGTCACGGCCGAAGAG
The Verrucomicrobiia bacterium DNA segment above includes these coding regions:
- a CDS encoding helix-turn-helix transcriptional regulator — protein: MIVDELSRGERCVCELAGMVGSEMPTVSRQLSILKNAGIVDDDKRGTQVFYRLMTPCVMKFFQCVRDVKSNGGSR
- a CDS encoding flavodoxin family protein, with product MNDPVARREFLTATGAAALATTATSVLGADAPSGSPLKLLGVSCSPRKGMTTAKAVQAALDAAKAVSPRIETELIDLGGLSIAPWSPQTPVDDMAPLLPKFRDPALAGLILGSPCYFRSLSGLAKCFLERLAPLREPVMILADKPFGVVTVGAFRNGGQELTIQEVQAILLCFGMVPVGGHAPAFQGATLLSTNDSVAQDELGLRTAAQVGRRVAEMSLSQAR